A region of Zeugodacus cucurbitae isolate PBARC_wt_2022May chromosome 5, idZeuCucr1.2, whole genome shotgun sequence DNA encodes the following proteins:
- the LOC105215444 gene encoding uncharacterized protein LOC105215444 → MEKGKLLLFIGCMQLLLCLILVNGENGTATSAVQNALPNNGTIKNSNDTLSQLLSTTGSTANVQKSRTISPTGNNEQSKDAPVNISKTASVGIKGDVDKKTNNAVVNVGNNTINATTNIKHNESNKTKIIPLNATSTEGTVKSAIAKPINKTDDNAQPANKATEVKLATKPTSTTTTTKGTSTSSTTTTTTTTTTTTTTTTTTTTTTTPKPKKPSITFGLGDFPTLPGEENAKKSLDASDSKLPVANDAVVPPNVQPSQELNSGFNYNSSRDYIVPIMTVLFTIPLAFGVVITTYRRFRDCWSTRHYRRMDFLVDGMYND, encoded by the coding sequence ATGGAAAAGGGAAAGCTTTTGCTATTCATTGGTTGTATGCAGTTGTTGCTTTGTCTAATTTTGGTAAATGGTGAAAATGGCACAGCAACGTCAGCAGTGCAAAATGCATTGCCAAATAATGGTACGATAAAGAATTCAAACGATACCTTATCACAATTATTAAGTACAACAGGAAGCACCGCCAACGTACAAAAAAGTCGCACTATATCACCGACTGGAAATAATGAGCAAAGTAAAGATGCGCCGGTGAACATCAGTAAAACAGCGTCGGTAGGAATAAAGGGCGATGTGGACAAAAAAACTAATAACGCGGTTGTTAATGTTGGAAACAACACTATAAATGCAACTACGAACATTAAACACAACGAaagcaataaaactaaaataattccACTCAATGCAACAAGCACTGAAGGCACGGTAAAATCAGCAATTGCAAAACCAATAAACAAAACTGATGACAATGCGCAACCTGCAAATAAAGCAACGGAAGTGAAATTGGCTACGAAACCTACATCAACTACCACAACAACCAAAGGCACCAGCACATCCAgtacaacaactactactacaaccaccaccaccaccaccaccaccactactactactactactaccacAACACCAAAGCCAAAGAAACCGAGTATTACGTTTGGATTAGGCGACTTTCCAACTTTACCAGGAGAAGAAAACGCTAAAAAATCGTTGGATGCATCTGACTCAAAACTGCCAGTTGCTAACGATGCCGTCGTGCCACCAAATGTACAACCATCACAAGAGTTAAATAGTGGATTCAACTATAACAGCAGCCGAGATTACATAGTACCCATAATGACAGTGCTGTTCACAATACCCTTGGCATTTGGCGTTGTGATTACCACTTATCGCCGTTTCCGTGATTGTTGGTCCACGCGACATTATCGCCGTATGGATTTCTTGGTTGATGGCATGTACAATGATTGA
- the LOC105215443 gene encoding fatty acid hydroxylase domain-containing protein 2 — protein MASNAQNATVSLLQEKWNHFLDIVGDEPERLWVFGTVILIFIIYWLYAAVLTLVDFTKKPHFVSKYKLQPGKNDPVDTNRLLPALRVVLFNQTFVAIPLAYGLYHFVYKYQNTLNVRELPTIQQIVFDLALCCVLEEIIFYYGHRLLHYGALYRYIHKKHHEWTSPIAVVAHYCHPIEHILANTFPIALSLGVVGAHLVTGWIFFAIATYNILSDHAGYAFPWSLISVPFHDYHHATFNYNFGVYGWLDRLHGTYGAYDKSGQIEPSHRPQQQKQE, from the exons ATGGCGAGCAACGCACAGAACGCGACGGTGTCTCTCTTACAGGAGAAGTGGAATCATTTTTTGGATATAGTCG GTGACGAACCAGAACGACTATGGGTATTTGGCactgtaattttaatattcattatttactGGCTTTATGCTGCCGTTCTAACACTTGTGGACTTCACGAAGAAACCACATTTTGTTAGTAAATACAAGTTGCAGCCGGGCAAAAATGATCCTGTGGACACAAACCGTTTACTGCCG GCGCTGCGCGTAGTACTCTTCAATCAAACATTTGTCGCTATACCACTCGCTTATGGTCTCTatcattttgtttataaatatcaaaacacCTTGAATGTGCGCGAATTGCCAACGATACAGCAGATTGTCTTCGATCTGGCGCTATGTTGTGTATTGGAAGAGATCATCTTCTACTATGGTCATCGCTTGCTACACTATGGCGCGCTCTACAGGTACATACATAAGAAGCATCACGAGTGGACCTCACCCATTGCTGTTGTAGCGCACTACTGCCATCCAATCGAGCATATACTAGCGAATACCTTCCCCATTGCTTTGTCTTTGGGTGTGGTTGGCGCACATCTTGTAACTGGTTGGATATTCTTTGCCATCGCCACCTATAATATACTCAGTGATCATGCTGGCTACGCATTCCCATGGTCGCTAATCTCTGTGCCATTCCATGATTATCATCATGCTACATTCAATTATAATTTCGGTGTTTACGGTTGGTTGGATAGGTTGCATGGCACGTATGGCGCTTATGACAAGTCCGGACAAATTGAACCGTCTCAcagaccacaacaacaaaaacaagaataa